Proteins from one Malania oleifera isolate guangnan ecotype guangnan chromosome 4, ASM2987363v1, whole genome shotgun sequence genomic window:
- the LOC131152915 gene encoding probable aquaporin NIP5-1: MPEAENGTPPPSAPATPGTPGGPLFSSVRVDSLSYDRKSMPRCKCLPLGGDGTWGHPSHTCFTDFPAPDISLTRKVGAEFVGTFILIFAATAGPIVNQKYNGSETLIGNAACAGLAVMIVILSTGHISGAHLNPSLTIAFATLRHFPWLQVPAYIAAQVSGSICASFALKAVFHPFLSGGVTVPSVSHGQAFALEFIITFNLLFVVTAVATDTRAVGELAGIAVGATVMLNILVAGNSSGASMNPVRTLGPAVAAGNYRALWVYLLAPTLGALAGAGIYTAVKLRDDEAEPPHQVRSFRR, from the exons atgccggAAGCAGAAAATGGGACTCCGCCGCCGTCGGCACCGGCGACGCCAGGGACTCCTGGGGGGCCGCTGTTCTCGTCGGTGAGAGTGGACTCGCTATCGTACGATCGCAAATCAATGCCGCGGTGCAAATGCTTGCCGCTCGGAGGGGACGGAACCTGGGGCCACCCTTCCCACACCTGCTTCACTGATTTTCCCGCACCCGATATCTCCCTCACTCGCAAG GTGGGAGCTGAGTTCGTCGGAACGTTCATTCTGATCTTTGCGGCCACGGCAGGGCCCATAGTGAACCAAAAGTACAATGGGTCGGAGACTCTCATCGGCAATGCCGCCTGCGCCGGCCTCGCCGTCATGATCGTCATCCTCTCCACCGGCCACATCTCCGGCGCCCACTTGAACCCCTCACTCACCATTGCCTTCGCCACCCTCCGCCACTTCCCCTGGCTCCAAGTCCCCGCCTACATCGCTGCTCAG GTTTCTGGGTCGATTTGTGCATCCTTTGCTCTGAAGGCGGTGTTCCACCCGTTCCTGTCCGGTGGGGTTACGGTTCCATCAGTGAGCCATGGCCAAGCGTTTGCTCTTGAGTTCATCATCACTTTCAATCTCTTGTTTGTTGTCACTGCTGTTGCCACCGACACCCGAGCG GTGGGAGAGCTGGCAGGTATTGCGGTTGGAGCTACTGTCATGCTGAATATTCTTGTGGCTGG GAATTCAAGTGGTGCTTCCATGAATCCAGTGCGAACCCTAGGCCCAGCTGTTGCAGCTGGAAACTATAGAGCCCTTTGGGTTTACTTGCTGGCACCCACACTTGGTGCTCTGGCTGGGGCAGGCATCTACACTGCAGTAAAACTTCGAGACGACGAGGCTGAGCCGCCACACCAGGTTCGGAGCTTCCGCCGCTAG